A stretch of Malus sylvestris chromosome 11, drMalSylv7.2, whole genome shotgun sequence DNA encodes these proteins:
- the LOC126590342 gene encoding uncharacterized protein LOC126590342 has translation MASAPDSDEPRKKEANISSKLMEYSNGVREQLFPSSPNSQQAAAETEQNRSNKGLAFHGNDESEHSSNHGNFLELLQFLVDHNEDVKAVTLKNAPENHKLTSPDIQKDIVNACATETIKAIIKDIGTSLFSILIDESCDVSTKEQMAIVLRYVDKNGHVVERFIGIKHVTSTAALSLKETIDEVFSRHKLSMSRLRGQGYDGASNMQAMAKKNIQIESLFSIVTILVNVVGASSKRCDLLREKQSIAVIEALNSDEFTSGKGKNQETTLKHAGETRWGSHLGTLVSIMTMFSSILDVLEVIVDDGVSSQRRCEANNLLDSMQSFDFVFNLHLMKDVLGITNELSQALQRKD, from the exons AGAGCAGCTCTTCCCCAGTTCCCCAAATTCCCAGCAGGCAGCAGCAGAAACGGAACAGAACAGGAGCAACAAAG GGCTTGCATTTCATGGTAATGATGAATCTGAACATTCAAGCAACCATGGGAACTTTCTTGAGCTTTTACAGTTTCTTGTCGACCACAATGAGGATGTGAAAGCCGTTACTTTGAAAAATGCTCCGGAGAATCACAAATTGACATCACCAGATATTCAAAAAGACATTGTAAATGCTTGTGCAACTGAGACCATCAAGGCTATTATTAAAGACATTGGCACTTCATTGTTCTCTATTTTGATTGATGAATCTTGCGACGTATCAACAAAGGAACAAATGGCTATTGTATTGCGTTATGTGGACAAGAATGGGCATGTCGTTGAGCGTTTTATTGGCATTAAGCATGTTACTAGTACCGCTGCTCTCTCACTCAAGGAAACCATTGATGAGGTATTTTCTAGGCATAAATTGAGCATGTCTAGGTTGCGTGGGCAAGGTTACGATGGGGCCAGCAATATGCAAG CTATGGCAAAGAAGAACATCCAAATTGAGTCTCTTTTTAGTATAGTTACTATTTTGGTAAATGTTGTTGGAGCTTCATCAAAGCGTTGTGATCTTCTTCGAGAGAAGCAATCTATTGCAGTTATTGAAGCACTAAATAGTGATGAgtttacaagtgggaaaggcaAAAATCAAGAAACTACTTTGAAACATGCTGGAGAAACACGTTGGGGTTCACACTTGGGTACTTTAGTAAGTATAATGACTATGTTTTCATCCATACTTGATGTACTTGAAGTAATAGTAGATGATGGAGTAAGCTCTCAACGAAGATGTGAAGCGAATAATTTATTGGATTCCATGCAATCAtttgattttgtgtttaatCTACACTTGATGAAAGATGTACTAGGAATAACCAATGAATtgtcacaagcattgcaaaggaAGGATTAG